GAGGTTTACCGCCGCGCCGGCCTGGGTGTGGCGGCCACTTACAAGCCTCTGGCTACCGGCGACGAGCCCTACCCCTGGGTCAACGAGACCCGAATCGCTCCCTGGGTCATCTACGTCCTGCGGCGGCAGGCGGCACCCTAGCCGGCCAGCTTATCGATCTTGGCCGCCAGGATGAAGTCGCTCTCCGTCAGCCCGTTGATGGCGTGGGTGTAGGTGGTCACCTCGGCCTTCCCCCAGGCCAGCAGGATGTCGGGATGATGGCCTTGCTGCTCCGCCAACTCGCCCACCCGGTTCACGAAGGCCAGCGCCTGCCGGAAGTCTGGAAACTTGAAGTTTCTCTTGAGGTGATGCTCTTCAACCACTTCCCATCCCGTCACTTGCTTGGCCAAGCCTGCTAGTTCTTTGCCCTTGAGCGCGGGTACGCCGCCGCGGCAGGGCACGCAGTCCTTGCTGGCTAGATCGCTCATGTCTTTTCTCCCTGGCTGTCATTCTCGCCCTTCGCGTCCGCCCGCGCCAGCCTGCGGCAGCGAAGCGCCGCCTGCGGCCACCCGGCGGTTCCCCAGCGGGATTAGAATAGAGGCGGGTTCCGCCATGGCCACGCTGCGCGAGGTGCTCGAGAAACGCGTCCG
The DNA window shown above is from Terriglobales bacterium and carries:
- a CDS encoding 4a-hydroxytetrahydrobiopterin dehydratase, translated to MSDLASKDCVPCRGGVPALKGKELAGLAKQVTGWEVVEEHHLKRNFKFPDFRQALAFVNRVGELAEQQGHHPDILLAWGKAEVTTYTHAINGLTESDFILAAKIDKLAG